Genomic DNA from uncultured Desulfuromusa sp.:
CGGTTCATGTCACAGATGTCGCTGCCGGGTTTGTCCAGGCCCTGGAGAAACAAGAGACCATAGGAAAAACGTACCAATGCTGTGGGTCTCAGGTTTTCAGCTACGATCAGCTTCTCGATGCCGTAGCTCAGGGATTGGGGCGGGGTTCTGGGGTACGGAAAATTCATCAACCCCTCTGGCTGATGAAACCAGTGGTTGCAGCAATGCAATCAATACCTCAATTTCCCATGACCAGTGATCAGCTGCAGATGCTTTTAGAAGGGAATATCTGTTCGGATTCTTGTTGGCAAGATGACCTTTGTTTGGAAATACATGACTTTCCCAGTAGCATCAGGGCTTATCTGCAAAAGTGAAAACAGCAGGCGAGGTGTTTTCAGTAAGCGTCGATATTCTGATTGACCAAGGGACTGCTAACCGCTTCTCCCTGAGAGCGAGCCATATTTTCCAATAATACTTTTCCACCGATAGCCGCTGTTTTTTTAATCAAATTTTCAGCGGCCTTGCCGTCATGATTGCGGAATGCGTCGAGGAGTTTATCATGTTCTGCAACAGAAATGGCCATTCGGCCATCGACTGAAAGAGATGCCATTCGCAATCGGGTGAATTTTTGACCCAGCTGGTTAATTAACTCATATAGCTTACTGTTGTTTGCAGATTTTAAAAATGTATCGTGAAATTCATGGTGGATCTTATAGAATGATTTCACGTCTCCTTCAGTGGCCAGTTGTTTGAGCCGCTCGTTGATTGCTACTAATTTTGCCAGCTCTTTTTCCGTTAAGTTTTCAGCAGCCAGCTCTGCAGCATACCCTTCAAGAATACTTTTAACCGCATAATATTCCTGAATATCCTGCTCTGACAGCGCGGCAACAACAGCACCTTTGCGCGGGACTACGGTCAGATAGCCTTCGGATTCCAATTGCCGAAAGGCTTCGCGGATTGGTGTTCGACTGATTCCAAACCGTTCAGCCAGTTCGGGTTCAGCAACTTTTTCACCGGGCTTAAGGTCCCCCTTAAGGATCGCGTCACGAATGGTTTCAAGAATTTTTTCACGTAAAGTCTGATGACGTTCAATCTGTTTGGTTTTCAAGGCGAACCTCCCAACGTAGAATAATATGGATTGTATACTGTATACAATTGTTGTCAATCTTTATTTCACAACTAAAATAGTGTAGATTCTTTGGTAGCTTTCTTGTTTTTTCCGTGCGAGGCAGCTATCATCAACGATCTGTGGCAGGAGTCGGTGTGGATCCGGTAAAAAAAATTAAATTTTCTCTGGTTTCATTAGTCATTCTTATCAGTGGTGGGACTTTCGGATATGCCACGATAGAAGACTGGAGTTTTTTTGAAGCCCTCTATATGACCATCATTACCTTGGCGACGGTCGGATATAGTGAGGTTCATACCCTTTCACACAGCGGCCAAATTTTTACAATTTTCCTGATTGTCTTTGGAGTTGGCACCATCGCCTATACCATTGGCTCCTTGATCCAATTTATGGTTGAAGGTCAGCTGTACCAACTATTGGGGAGAAAAAAAGTGCAAAAACAGATTAGTCGCCTGCATGGGCACTACATTGTCTGTGGCTATGGTCGCATTGGTCGTCTGATCAGCAGGGAGTTCGCGTCAAAACCTCTGCCTTTTATTGTTGTAGAGAATGATCCTCTTCGTTGCCAGTGTCTGGCAGAAGATGGATACCTGTTTATTGAAGGAGATGCGACTCAGGATGAAATTCTTGAGCGGGCAGGGATTCACCAGGCTAAAGGGTTGGTGACTGCTGTGACCTCTGATGCTGCTAACGTATTTATTATTCTCACAGCACGAGGCATGAATCCTCAGCTTTTTATCATGGCACGTGCCAGTGAAGAGGGTGCAGAAATCAAACTGAAGCGTGCTGGAGCTAATAAGGTGGTTTCTCCGTACACAATTGGTGCTTCGCGCATGGCACAGGCAATTTTACGCCCGTCAGTTGTTGATTTAATTGATATTGCAACAGGGGGAAAAAATATTGAGTTACAAATGGAGGAGATTCCAGTTGTTCCCGAGTCTCATCTTGTCGGCAAAGCCTTAAGCCAATCTGGTCTGCGGAAGGAATTGAAACTGATTATTATTGGTATTAAAGATGCTGAGAAGATGATTTTTAATCCTGAAGCCAGCACAATTATCGAGGCAGGTCATATTTTAATAGCACTTGGAGAGTTGCCCGATATCAAGAAGTTGGAACTTATTGCAGCGAATAAGCACTTATGATGACATCATCTTTATACGTCCATATTCCGGCCCATCTGTTGCCGGCCCGACTCCCTTTTCTGCTGAATCGCAGATTACAGCCGGAAGTTGCTTGTCAGGAGGTCGCTCTGGACAGGCTCGATTTTATCCATCTTGGGGGTTGTGCAGATCAACTTCAGGAGCATGGTTTGAGCACAACTTTGCATGCCCCTTTCAGCAATTTCAATCCTGGTAGCAGTAAAAGTAGAATCCGTAATCTTTCCATGAAAACAGCCGAGAAGTCGCTCCTGCTGGCGGAAAAACTTCATGCTCGGCGGATTGTTTTTCATCCCGGTCTGGCCTATGGGAATGATGAGAAAAAGCTCAACGTTTGGCTTGAGAATAATCTGACTTTCTGGCCTGAACTTCTCAGGCATGCTGTTGAGATCAACTGTACCATTTGCATTGAAAATATTTATGCGACCTCTCCCGATATTTTTATTCGGCTGATCTCTCTTTTGGATTCTACCCATTTCGGACATGTATTTGATATCGGCCACTGGAATATTTTTGGCGAGGTGCCATTACTTGATTGGTTGGATAAGGCTGCGCCCTATTTGAAACACATGCATCTGCATGATAACCATGGTGAAAGAGATGAACATCTTGCTGTGGGTCAGGGTGGGGTTCCCTTTTCAATCCTTTTTGAATGGCTGAAAACAGCAGAGGCCCCTCCAACTATGACTTTGGAAAATCATAGCTTGCCCGATATGGAGTTGTCTTTAAAAGTTCTTCAGAAGCACTTTCTTGAAATTACTTAAAATCTGAACGAAGCTGATACAGTCAGCTTTATTTTTCTCCACTGTCAAGAAGCGTCCACAACATTTTTACTTGTGGCATGCTGATATTGGCCGCTTCTGCCTGTTGCAGCGGGATGGCATAGATGGCTTCCAGTTCCAATGCTCGACCCTCTGCCCGATCAATCATCATGCTGGGGCGGTAGTGATCCATGTTTTCGGTAAAAGAGATCAGTCCTTGACTGTATTTCTGGGCATCAATAGGTTCTTTCAGGCTCTGGGCATTTGCGCCGGAAATCACTTCAAGCATCAAATTTTTAACCAGTTCCTTGCTCGGAGAATGGTTGAGAATTTCCGTCACGTCTTTCCCCAACAGTGCGGAGAGACCGTTAAAGGGGATATTCCAAACCAGCTTTTCCCAACGTGCCCGGCGAAGATCGTTAACGGCGCTGCAAGGAACTTCCGCAGTTTGAAACATTTTTGCAAGGTTGCTACTACGGGAGCTGAGCCCTCCGCTAAATTCACCCAGCAGTATTTTTCCTTCTCCCAGATGGTGAACGGTTCCCGGTTCTTCCCGGTTGCTGCATAAAAATGCAACGCCACCAAGGATGCGTTCAGCGCCGAAAGCTGCAGAGAGCAGCTCCTCATTTCCGAGGCCGTTTTGCAGGGTTAAAATGGCGGTGTCTGTTCCCAGCAGTGGGCGAACGAGTTCCAGCAGATGCTGGTTGGAAATCGTTTTCAGTCCGACAATGACCAGGTCAACCGGTCCGATCTCTTGCGGGGATAGATATGCCGCAACTTTGGGAAGGTGGAAGTCACCGTTACAGGAATAGACATGGAGTCCGTTTTTTTGAATAGCCTGATAGTCTCGACGGAGTAAGAAGTGAATGTCTTGCCCGCTCCGTTGCAGCATGGCTCCATAATAGAGCCCAAGGGCTCCTGAACCAACGATCCCAATGCGCATTATATCCGTTCTCCTGAGTTAGAAATTAAAAAGTGCCTGGACCTGGGGGCGCCCTTGTTGCCATCCAAAAGAGATATCAAAATTTTCCTGGAGCTGTTTGAGAAAATGACCTTGTTGGCGACGATTGTATTTGTGAGCATTGTTCATGGCATTATAGATATTGCCACCATACCAGCCAATTTCAAAAAGAGACAGGATTCCTGCTGTCGCGTAATTTTCATTCTCCCATGATTCCAGAGCAGCGTAAA
This window encodes:
- a CDS encoding GntR family transcriptional regulator, translating into MKTKQIERHQTLREKILETIRDAILKGDLKPGEKVAEPELAERFGISRTPIREAFRQLESEGYLTVVPRKGAVVAALSEQDIQEYYAVKSILEGYAAELAAENLTEKELAKLVAINERLKQLATEGDVKSFYKIHHEFHDTFLKSANNSKLYELINQLGQKFTRLRMASLSVDGRMAISVAEHDKLLDAFRNHDGKAAENLIKKTAAIGGKVLLENMARSQGEAVSSPLVNQNIDAY
- a CDS encoding potassium channel protein; its protein translation is MDPVKKIKFSLVSLVILISGGTFGYATIEDWSFFEALYMTIITLATVGYSEVHTLSHSGQIFTIFLIVFGVGTIAYTIGSLIQFMVEGQLYQLLGRKKVQKQISRLHGHYIVCGYGRIGRLISREFASKPLPFIVVENDPLRCQCLAEDGYLFIEGDATQDEILERAGIHQAKGLVTAVTSDAANVFIILTARGMNPQLFIMARASEEGAEIKLKRAGANKVVSPYTIGASRMAQAILRPSVVDLIDIATGGKNIELQMEEIPVVPESHLVGKALSQSGLRKELKLIIIGIKDAEKMIFNPEASTIIEAGHILIALGELPDIKKLELIAANKHL
- a CDS encoding sugar phosphate isomerase/epimerase family protein — protein: MMTSSLYVHIPAHLLPARLPFLLNRRLQPEVACQEVALDRLDFIHLGGCADQLQEHGLSTTLHAPFSNFNPGSSKSRIRNLSMKTAEKSLLLAEKLHARRIVFHPGLAYGNDEKKLNVWLENNLTFWPELLRHAVEINCTICIENIYATSPDIFIRLISLLDSTHFGHVFDIGHWNIFGEVPLLDWLDKAAPYLKHMHLHDNHGERDEHLAVGQGGVPFSILFEWLKTAEAPPTMTLENHSLPDMELSLKVLQKHFLEIT
- a CDS encoding putative 2-dehydropantoate 2-reductase; its protein translation is MRIGIVGSGALGLYYGAMLQRSGQDIHFLLRRDYQAIQKNGLHVYSCNGDFHLPKVAAYLSPQEIGPVDLVIVGLKTISNQHLLELVRPLLGTDTAILTLQNGLGNEELLSAAFGAERILGGVAFLCSNREEPGTVHHLGEGKILLGEFSGGLSSRSSNLAKMFQTAEVPCSAVNDLRRARWEKLVWNIPFNGLSALLGKDVTEILNHSPSKELVKNLMLEVISGANAQSLKEPIDAQKYSQGLISFTENMDHYRPSMMIDRAEGRALELEAIYAIPLQQAEAANISMPQVKMLWTLLDSGEK